From one Amycolatopsis sp. FDAARGOS 1241 genomic stretch:
- a CDS encoding neutral zinc metallopeptidase, whose protein sequence is MTSRFTWVATLIAGAVLLAGCTTAVQGSAGVEKLDPEKVAGLAITDGPSGPKQGVADAGLPVANTDGGAIDKLAANAVADVQQYWTEQLPENFGKDYKPVGQLISYDSRGPGLNICGSTTAGLVNAFYCPSGDLVAWDRGELLPMLNDSFGPMSVVAVLAHELGHAVQTRLGLSPNTPSIVKEQQADCYAGTFFRWVAEGNSPHFQVSTGSGLNQIMATLFFIRDSAGSSFDTAGAHGSAFDRVSAFQFGFTDGPKRCAAIDNAEVVSRTSQLPFSQKDLSTGDGKGNLDVDDSSNLQDLETSLRAAFPGSSPQLTSDAVSCSDARSTSPAAYCPASNTVSVDLSALRRIGTPPTRGNTGGLGDFAAFAEVASRYALSVEKDSGLRLDVPSTGQLTACLTGMWAGTLTPDKKGALELSPGDLDEAIAELLSPKSVIASDASGTAVPSGFARVEAFRAGFTSPNVATCTSKYTG, encoded by the coding sequence ATGACTTCGCGGTTCACGTGGGTGGCGACGCTGATCGCCGGTGCCGTGCTGCTGGCCGGGTGCACCACCGCCGTCCAGGGCAGTGCGGGCGTCGAGAAGCTCGACCCGGAAAAGGTGGCCGGACTCGCCATCACCGACGGTCCAAGCGGCCCGAAGCAGGGCGTCGCGGACGCCGGCCTGCCCGTCGCGAACACCGACGGCGGCGCGATCGACAAGCTCGCCGCGAACGCCGTCGCCGACGTGCAGCAGTACTGGACCGAGCAGCTGCCGGAGAACTTCGGCAAGGACTACAAGCCCGTGGGGCAGCTCATCTCCTACGACTCGCGCGGCCCGGGCCTGAACATCTGCGGCTCGACCACCGCCGGTCTCGTGAACGCGTTCTACTGCCCCTCGGGTGACCTCGTCGCCTGGGACCGCGGCGAGCTCCTGCCCATGCTGAACGACTCGTTCGGCCCGATGTCCGTGGTCGCCGTGCTGGCGCACGAACTGGGCCACGCCGTGCAGACGCGGCTTGGCCTCAGCCCCAACACGCCGTCGATCGTGAAGGAACAGCAGGCCGACTGCTACGCCGGCACGTTCTTCCGCTGGGTCGCCGAAGGGAATTCCCCGCACTTCCAGGTGTCCACCGGCTCGGGTCTCAACCAGATCATGGCCACCCTCTTCTTCATCCGCGACTCCGCCGGCTCGAGTTTCGACACGGCCGGCGCGCACGGCAGCGCGTTCGACCGTGTGTCGGCGTTCCAGTTCGGGTTCACCGACGGCCCGAAGCGGTGCGCCGCCATCGACAACGCCGAGGTCGTGAGCCGCACCAGTCAGCTCCCGTTCTCCCAGAAGGACCTGTCCACAGGGGACGGCAAGGGCAACCTCGACGTCGACGACTCGTCGAACCTGCAGGATCTGGAAACCAGCCTCCGTGCGGCCTTTCCGGGCTCCTCGCCGCAGCTGACCTCCGACGCGGTGTCCTGTTCGGACGCTCGGTCGACCTCACCGGCCGCGTATTGCCCGGCGAGCAACACGGTGTCGGTGGACTTGTCCGCGTTGCGCCGCATCGGCACCCCACCCACCCGAGGCAACACCGGGGGCCTGGGGGATTTCGCCGCCTTCGCCGAAGTGGCGTCGCGGTACGCGTTGTCCGTCGAGAAGGACTCGGGCCTGCGGCTGGACGTCCCTTCCACGGGCCAGCTCACGGCCTGCCTCACGGGCATGTGGGCCGGCACCCTGACACCCGACAAGAAGGGCGCCCTGGAGCTCTCGCCCGGCGACCTCGACGAAGCCATCGCCGAGCTGCTGTCCCCGAAGAGCGTCATCGCCTCCGACGCCTCGGGCACCGCCGTGCCGTCGGGTTTCGCCCGCGTGGAAGCCTTCCGCGCCGGCTTCACGTCGCCGAACGTCGCGACCTGCACCAGCAAGTACACCGGATGA